From a single Fulvivirga ulvae genomic region:
- a CDS encoding bifunctional alpha,alpha-trehalose-phosphate synthase (UDP-forming)/trehalose-phosphatase — protein MARTIIVSNRLPVKVQKDNKGELQYKPSEGGLATGLGSIYKEGDNVWVGWPGLYFQDEDNKNEATARLKDENMWPVFLTEDEIKLYYEGFSNETLWPTFHYFNQYALYKKSYWLEYQKVNQKFCDEVVAVANPDDTIWVHDYQLMLLPDMIRQKLPDASIGFFLHIPFPSFEVFRLLPWRRELLDGVLGSDLIGFHTYDDMRHFLSSVSRINFIGNHHGQIMRDRRTIVVDSFPIGIDYDKYAASAASPATLSREVKFRTSLGDQKLMLSIDRLDYSKGIPARLQIFDIFLSKHPEYQGKVSLLMIVVPSRDNVEKYKHLKEEVDLLVGRINGKYGSMNWTPIHYFYRSFPLEDLSAFYRMADVALVTPMRDGMNLVCKEFIASKLDKHGVLILSEMAGASKELSEAIIVNPNDKHQVVDAIYQALTMPEEEQETHMNYMQDTLRKFSIHHWVKLFLDRLTVVKDKQKKMATKVMDPAMRAKLLQDFEESKERLLFLDYDGTLVPFNSDPQKAKPDQQLLDIISDLTAMENTQVIMISGRDKNTLQNWLGHFDVEFVGEHGVWIRMKGGDWKTIDTLDGSWKEEIRPILEMYCDKTPRSFIEEKDYSLVWHYRKVETGLGELRAREIISHLKYLSVNMNLQVLEGNKVVEIKNLEVNKGKASARWIEKSKADFIMAIGDDWTDEDTFKAMPKHAYTIKVGDLRSGARFSVRDHLAVRDLLEKMIAQTKAPIKS, from the coding sequence ATGGCAAGAACAATAATAGTTTCAAACAGACTTCCGGTTAAAGTACAAAAAGACAATAAAGGAGAATTACAATACAAGCCGAGTGAAGGCGGTCTGGCTACAGGTCTGGGTTCGATTTACAAGGAAGGTGATAATGTATGGGTTGGATGGCCCGGTCTGTATTTTCAGGACGAGGATAACAAAAATGAGGCAACAGCCCGGCTCAAGGATGAAAACATGTGGCCTGTCTTTTTAACCGAAGATGAAATAAAGCTTTATTATGAAGGCTTTAGTAATGAAACATTATGGCCAACATTCCATTATTTTAATCAGTATGCTTTATATAAAAAATCTTATTGGCTTGAATATCAGAAAGTAAATCAAAAGTTCTGTGATGAAGTTGTTGCAGTAGCAAATCCTGATGATACAATATGGGTTCATGATTACCAGCTGATGCTCTTGCCTGATATGATCCGGCAAAAGCTCCCTGATGCCAGTATCGGATTCTTTCTTCACATTCCTTTTCCATCCTTTGAGGTATTCCGCCTGCTTCCCTGGAGAAGAGAGCTGCTCGACGGAGTGCTGGGCTCTGATCTCATTGGTTTCCATACTTATGATGACATGCGGCACTTTCTTAGTTCTGTAAGCAGGATCAATTTCATAGGTAATCACCATGGCCAAATCATGCGCGACAGAAGGACCATTGTTGTGGATTCTTTTCCAATAGGTATTGATTACGACAAGTATGCAGCTTCTGCGGCGTCCCCTGCTACCCTGAGCCGTGAAGTTAAGTTCAGGACATCACTGGGAGATCAGAAGTTAATGCTTTCCATTGATAGGTTGGATTACTCCAAAGGAATACCTGCCCGCCTGCAGATTTTTGATATATTCCTTAGCAAACATCCCGAGTATCAGGGCAAGGTCTCCCTGTTGATGATTGTAGTGCCATCAAGGGACAACGTTGAAAAATATAAACACCTGAAGGAGGAAGTTGACCTTTTGGTGGGGAGAATCAATGGAAAATACGGTTCGATGAACTGGACTCCAATCCATTACTTTTACAGATCATTCCCGTTGGAGGATCTTTCAGCCTTCTACAGAATGGCAGATGTGGCATTGGTGACCCCGATGCGCGATGGAATGAACCTGGTTTGTAAAGAATTTATTGCCAGTAAATTAGATAAACATGGAGTGCTGATCCTGAGTGAGATGGCCGGGGCTTCCAAAGAACTTTCGGAGGCGATTATAGTAAACCCTAATGATAAGCACCAGGTAGTGGATGCCATATATCAAGCTCTTACCATGCCCGAAGAAGAGCAGGAAACGCATATGAACTATATGCAGGACACTTTAAGAAAATTTAGTATCCATCATTGGGTGAAGCTATTCCTCGACAGGTTAACCGTGGTAAAAGACAAGCAAAAAAAGATGGCTACCAAAGTGATGGATCCAGCTATGAGAGCAAAGCTGCTGCAGGACTTTGAGGAGAGTAAGGAAAGGTTACTTTTTCTGGATTATGACGGCACACTTGTTCCTTTTAACAGTGACCCTCAGAAAGCGAAACCGGACCAACAGTTGCTGGATATTATCAGTGATTTGACTGCCATGGAAAATACTCAGGTGATCATGATCAGTGGACGGGACAAAAATACACTTCAAAACTGGCTCGGACATTTTGATGTAGAGTTTGTTGGTGAACATGGTGTATGGATACGTATGAAAGGAGGAGACTGGAAAACCATTGACACGCTGGATGGTTCCTGGAAAGAGGAGATCAGGCCAATACTGGAAATGTATTGTGATAAAACACCGCGCTCTTTCATTGAAGAGAAGGACTATTCGCTGGTATGGCATTACCGTAAGGTTGAAACGGGCCTTGGCGAACTCAGGGCAAGGGAAATCATCAGCCATCTGAAGTACCTTTCTGTAAACATGAACCTTCAGGTATTGGAAGGAAATAAAGTAGTGGAGATCAAAAATCTTGAAGTAAACAAGGGAAAAGCAAGTGCCAGGTGGATTGAAAAGAGTAAGGCCGATTTTATTATGGCTATCGGAGATGACTGGACCGATGAAGACACCTTTAAAGCCATGCCTAAACATGCTTATACCATTAAGGTTGGCGACTTGCGTTCCGGTGCCAGGTTTAGCGTGCGCGACCATCTTGCAGTCAGAGACTTGCTTGAAAAAATGATCGCGCAGACTAAAGCTCCTATAAAAAGTTAG
- a CDS encoding glycoside hydrolase family 15 protein encodes MTKHTYDYGLIGNCSYQAHIHKNTNIEWMCWPRFDSSFIFGKMLDIDKGGEFSILPDGEIKESKQYYLENTNILCTEIASEEGRYRVTDFAPRFHQFDRYFKPLMLIRKVEPIEGRPRVKVACHPVGDYGNLKPTQYEASNHIEYLGLDKEVRLTTNFSLSYIVQNNYIVLNETKYLALTYGAPLEAPLVSTCETFLDRTKRYWRGWVKNLSVSNFHQADINRSALVLKIHQYEDTGAIIAAGTTSLPEAPGSGRNWDYRYCWMRDAYYTLTAFNNIGHFEELERYFNYIVNISVKSRERFQPLYGITGEEMLTERTLDLKGYLGNQPVRIGNQAFTHVQNDVYGQILAALLPLYVDRRFINLERSDSLHLVYDILKQIDQLMHEPDAGLWEFRTLSQYHCYTYLFHWTGAKAAYKIGKMFGDERITQLAEKLIAEASEKIEACFDATRGVYTQAIGSKNLDASNLQLIMMGYLENGSEATQKHLRALEVELKSNEGLFYRYKHADDFGEPETTFLICAFWHVEALTCAGRIDEAIKAFENLLTYSNHLGLLSEDVDAKTGSQWGNFPQAYSHVGLVNAAYRISRKLDRPNFL; translated from the coding sequence AAAAATGCTGGATATCGACAAGGGTGGGGAATTTTCAATATTGCCTGATGGGGAAATAAAGGAAAGTAAACAATATTACCTGGAAAACACTAATATCCTCTGCACCGAGATCGCCTCAGAAGAGGGACGATACAGGGTAACAGATTTTGCTCCCCGTTTTCACCAATTCGACAGGTACTTTAAACCCCTGATGCTGATCAGAAAAGTTGAGCCTATTGAAGGTAGGCCGAGAGTAAAAGTTGCCTGCCACCCGGTAGGCGACTATGGAAACCTCAAGCCTACCCAATATGAAGCTAGTAACCACATTGAATACCTGGGTCTGGACAAAGAGGTAAGGTTAACCACTAACTTTTCCCTGTCATATATAGTTCAGAACAACTATATCGTACTCAACGAAACCAAGTACCTGGCACTTACCTATGGTGCTCCTTTGGAAGCACCGTTAGTCAGTACTTGTGAAACCTTCCTTGACCGTACCAAGAGGTACTGGAGAGGATGGGTGAAAAACCTTAGTGTAAGTAATTTTCATCAGGCAGATATCAACAGGTCTGCATTGGTACTGAAAATACACCAATACGAAGACACCGGTGCCATAATAGCAGCAGGTACCACAAGCTTACCTGAAGCCCCCGGTAGTGGAAGGAACTGGGACTACCGCTATTGCTGGATGCGGGATGCTTATTACACACTTACTGCTTTCAACAATATTGGTCACTTCGAAGAACTGGAGAGATATTTCAACTATATCGTCAATATATCAGTTAAATCGAGAGAGCGGTTTCAGCCTCTTTATGGAATTACCGGTGAGGAAATGCTTACAGAGCGAACTTTGGATCTTAAAGGTTATCTCGGTAATCAGCCCGTAAGAATAGGCAACCAGGCTTTTACTCACGTACAAAACGACGTATACGGACAAATTTTGGCCGCCCTGCTCCCATTGTACGTAGATCGTCGTTTCATCAATCTGGAGCGCTCGGATTCATTGCACCTGGTGTATGACATCCTCAAACAGATAGACCAGCTTATGCACGAGCCTGATGCCGGTCTTTGGGAGTTCAGAACGTTGAGCCAGTACCATTGCTATACCTACCTTTTCCACTGGACTGGAGCAAAAGCTGCCTATAAAATAGGTAAAATGTTTGGTGATGAGCGAATAACCCAATTGGCTGAAAAGCTTATTGCGGAGGCCTCGGAAAAGATTGAAGCATGTTTTGATGCAACAAGAGGTGTATATACACAGGCTATCGGTTCTAAAAACCTGGACGCCAGCAATCTGCAACTGATTATGATGGGTTACCTGGAAAATGGCTCCGAAGCTACACAAAAGCACCTTAGAGCCCTTGAAGTAGAGCTAAAATCCAATGAAGGACTATTTTACCGCTATAAACATGCAGATGATTTTGGAGAGCCTGAAACGACGTTTCTTATCTGTGCCTTTTGGCATGTGGAAGCATTAACCTGCGCAGGACGTATCGATGAAGCGATAAAAGCATTTGAAAACTTACTGACTTATAGCAACCATCTAGGATTATTAAGTGAAGATGTTGATGCTAAGACAGGCAGCCAGTGGGGTAATTTCCCCCAGGCTTACAGTCATGTAGGTTTAGTAAATGCTGCTTACAGAATAAGCAGAAAGCTGGACAGGCCTAACTTTTTATAG
- a CDS encoding homocysteine S-methyltransferase family protein: MTIQEILSKRILVLDGAMGTMIQRHTLTEDDFRGKKFKDHDHLLKGNNDLLSITRPDIIKDIHRKYFQAGADIAETNTFSSTTIAQADYHLEDAVYEINYQSARIAREVADEFTATEPDKPRFVAGSIGPTNKTASISPDVNNPGFRGVSFDELAQAYKEQAKALIDGGVDMLLVETVFDTLNAKAALFGISALFDETGKEIPVMVSGTITDASGRTLSGQTTQAFLISLEHMPLLSIGLNCALGAKDLRPYLQVLAKDSHFFVSAHPNAGLPNEFGEYDETPEAMASQIEVFLKEGLINIIGGCCGTTPDHIRAIAEMAAKYSPRSVAELEAD; this comes from the coding sequence ATGACAATACAGGAAATACTTTCAAAGCGAATATTAGTTCTGGACGGTGCCATGGGTACCATGATCCAGCGTCATACATTAACAGAAGATGATTTTCGTGGTAAAAAATTCAAAGATCATGACCACCTTCTTAAAGGTAATAATGATCTCCTTTCAATCACCAGACCTGACATAATAAAAGATATTCATAGAAAGTATTTTCAGGCTGGTGCTGATATTGCAGAAACCAACACTTTTAGCAGTACCACCATAGCCCAGGCTGACTATCATTTGGAGGACGCTGTTTACGAAATCAACTATCAATCGGCCAGGATAGCACGTGAAGTTGCTGATGAATTTACTGCAACAGAGCCTGATAAGCCAAGATTTGTTGCCGGTTCCATTGGCCCAACAAATAAAACAGCATCAATATCGCCAGACGTTAATAACCCTGGATTTCGTGGGGTGAGCTTTGATGAACTTGCACAAGCATATAAGGAGCAGGCGAAAGCGCTTATTGATGGTGGCGTAGACATGCTGCTGGTTGAAACAGTTTTTGACACGCTAAATGCCAAAGCAGCACTTTTTGGCATATCAGCGCTTTTTGATGAGACTGGAAAAGAGATACCCGTGATGGTATCAGGTACCATTACGGATGCCAGTGGCAGAACTCTTTCTGGCCAGACCACACAGGCTTTTCTTATTTCTTTGGAGCATATGCCATTGCTCAGTATAGGCCTGAACTGTGCCTTGGGAGCAAAAGACCTCAGACCATATTTACAAGTTCTTGCAAAGGATTCTCATTTCTTTGTAAGCGCTCACCCGAATGCAGGCTTGCCTAATGAGTTTGGAGAATATGATGAAACTCCGGAGGCAATGGCCTCGCAGATAGAAGTGTTCTTGAAAGAAGGACTAATTAATATTATTGGTGGTTGTTGTGGCACTACGCCTGATCATATCAGGGCTATTGCGGAAATGGCAGCTAAATATTCACCAAGAAGTGTAGCAGAACTTGAGGCTGACTAA
- a CDS encoding Ppx/GppA phosphatase family protein — MKLAAIDIGSNAIRLQVTNTIRTKGQLNFKKLEYVRFPLRLGQDVFNTGSISPSKKAKFKKLMKAFKLLIDLYEVDDYMACATSAMRESKNGMEIVKEIEEDVKLKIRVIDGKNEALLINNAISSFLDKKKNYLHIDVGGGSTELTIIKGGRKVESRSFKIGSVRRLEHNDSPIIWRNMKKWVSEKMVEYKDKITAVGTGGNINKIFELAQKSPGDKMSLTKVKEVQTFIRGLSMDDRINELQLNPDRADVIIPASEIYIAVMEWAGAKNIIVPDVGLKDGIMQHLYERNTNKQTIKFS, encoded by the coding sequence TTGAAACTAGCAGCTATAGATATCGGATCGAACGCCATAAGATTACAGGTGACCAATACGATACGGACCAAAGGGCAACTGAATTTCAAAAAACTAGAATATGTAAGGTTTCCTCTCCGGTTGGGGCAGGATGTTTTTAATACGGGAAGTATAAGTCCTTCCAAAAAGGCTAAATTCAAAAAGTTAATGAAAGCCTTTAAGCTGCTCATTGATCTTTATGAAGTAGACGACTATATGGCATGCGCCACTTCCGCCATGAGAGAATCTAAAAACGGAATGGAAATAGTAAAGGAAATTGAGGAAGATGTAAAACTAAAGATCCGGGTGATTGATGGTAAAAATGAAGCTCTTCTGATCAATAATGCCATTAGTTCGTTTCTTGATAAAAAGAAGAACTACCTTCATATTGATGTGGGTGGTGGAAGCACGGAGCTGACTATTATTAAAGGAGGCAGGAAAGTAGAATCAAGGTCCTTTAAAATAGGATCGGTCAGAAGGCTGGAGCATAATGATTCGCCAATTATTTGGAGAAACATGAAAAAATGGGTGTCCGAAAAAATGGTAGAATATAAGGACAAGATAACTGCGGTTGGTACCGGGGGCAATATTAATAAGATTTTTGAGCTGGCCCAGAAATCTCCTGGCGATAAAATGTCGCTGACTAAAGTCAAAGAGGTCCAGACATTTATCAGGGGATTAAGCATGGATGACCGGATCAATGAACTACAGCTTAATCCTGACCGTGCGGACGTGATCATACCTGCATCAGAAATTTATATAGCCGTAATGGAATGGGCGGGAGCCAAAAACATTATTGTACCTGACGTAGGCCTCAAAGATGGCATAATGCAACACCTCTATGAACGCAACACCAACAAGCAAACGATCAAGTTCAGCTAG